The genomic window CCTGAGGGGGGCTCAATCATACGATACGTCATGAAGCGAACACCGGATTACGCCTCCTCGTCTGGCGCTCGAACATCCCGGCCCGGCGAATTTCGCTTGCCATTCGACGCCTCGCCCGTCTCCGGTTCGGCCGACCGGCCGGTCGAGGCCAGCGTATTTGATGATTGTGAACGGCGACGGTCGGAAGGTGAAGCCTCTTCGGCCGCACCCGCAAGCTCTTCCTCAGCGATCTCATCGACGGGATAGCGCGCTGCGTTCACAAATTTCCACGGGTCTTCGCCGCCAAACGTCCGCTGCTCCTCGTCGACGTAGTCGCTCGGCAGGTGCGCCTTCCGCTCTGCCGATAGCCACCAGCGCCCCGTAATACTGTCGATGCTTCCCTCCGCCGCGAACGTCTCAGAGAATCGGCGAAAGAGCGCGGGGACCTGCTCGTAGAGGTTTCCGCTAGCGAGCGGCAGCTTCTCCCCGTTGAAGAGCCAGTGTTGCGTCGAGTCAACGTTGACCATGACGGACATCGCGTACGCCGGCAGGTCAGGCAGCGTCGCATCAGTGGACGCATCGACCTCTTCGACGAGAAGAATTTCATCGAACCGGTCCCATGCCAGCGCCTCGGTCATCTCGGGCGTGAGAATGTCGAAGCCGCAATAGAGATCGTAGCGCCCCTTTCCTCGTCTCTGCTGCGGGACGTCCAGAGTGCGAACACCACGCACGTACGTCCACGGCAAATGAATCGTAGTCTCCCGTTGGATTTCCTCTGAGGGCATAAGTGTGATCCCGCGAGGGTCGATCCTCACCAGCTCCTCCCCATCTCGCGCGTGTGTCGCTCGAGCCGACTGGTACCGCTTCCACAGCACCAGATAAGCGACCGCGACACCGACGATAGCACCGGCGACGTAGAACGGCGTCCCGAGAAATTGCATGTCGAAGAGGACGCCGAACAGAACGATGACGCACGCAGAGGCAATTTCGATGTACGACATGACCCGGGCGAACGCTCCGGACACGCGGGCCTCCAGAACGGGTCCGTCATGGTCCTGGAATGAATCGCGCCAGGCGTCATCGATGGAATCCATTGCGGGCGACATAAACGATGCAATCGGTCAAAAAGATACGCAACGGTGCTCTACGGAAAAGTCATGGCTCCGTTGCCGGCGGTTCGTCGAGGCGACACGACCTAGAACACCCAGTGCGTGCTCGTCCTACGCCGACCGCTTCAGTTTGAAGCTCTGGCGATGAAAGGACGTGATGCCATGCTGCGCGATCGCCTTGTAGTGCTGCTTCGTCGGATACCCGACGTTCGACTCCCATCCATATTCCGGATGCTCCGAGGCGAGCGTCCGCATCATCCGGTCCCGCTCGGTCTTCGCGATAATGGACGCAGCTGCGATCGACTGGCTCGTCGCGTCGCCCTTGACCACCGTCTCGTACGGCCACGCCGAGTTCTCAATCCAGCGGTTGCCGTCAACCAAGAGGTACTCCGCACCCGGCGACAGGTTGTTGGTCGCGCGCCGCATCGCCTCCAGGGACGCGTGGAGAATGTTGAGTTCGTCGATCTCCTGCGGCGAACAGATGCCCACCTCGACGGCCAGCGCCTGTTCCTCAATCTGCTCGCGCGCCTGATCCCGCTTCGTTTCAGACAGCGACTTACTATCCTGAATCGCTGGAATTTCGATGTCACGCGGGAGAATCACAGCTGCGGCAACAACAGGTCCAGCCAGACATCCTCGGCCCGCTTCGTCTAGGC from Longibacter salinarum includes these protein-coding regions:
- a CDS encoding ribonuclease HII → MLEHERRLWTSGYQYVAGLDEAGRGCLAGPVVAAAVILPRDIEIPAIQDSKSLSETKRDQAREQIEEQALAVEVGICSPQEIDELNILHASLEAMRRATNNLSPGAEYLLVDGNRWIENSAWPYETVVKGDATSQSIAAASIIAKTERDRMMRTLASEHPEYGWESNVGYPTKQHYKAIAQHGITSFHRQSFKLKRSA